From Vibrio splendidus, a single genomic window includes:
- a CDS encoding DUF2787 domain-containing protein: MPVATKFQTMQFHPCVLPISTRFHNVITKQVQQGNGDNDCDLLTINFRDTSYSAEAGGYHPVEIMIRNEGDKWRFCYITDFAYSGGAYPELAIELDFNIESNIFRQMFLAPCALAHREVKSFYRTWEGNFLEYLSDGVFDQIRVTKS; encoded by the coding sequence ATGCCAGTCGCAACCAAATTTCAAACGATGCAGTTTCACCCTTGTGTGCTGCCTATCTCGACTCGCTTTCACAACGTAATCACTAAACAAGTTCAACAAGGTAATGGGGATAACGACTGTGATTTATTAACCATTAACTTTCGGGACACGAGTTATAGCGCTGAAGCTGGTGGGTATCATCCAGTAGAAATCATGATCCGCAATGAAGGTGATAAGTGGCGATTCTGTTACATCACCGACTTCGCTTATTCTGGAGGTGCCTATCCAGAGTTAGCCATCGAGCTAGATTTCAATATTGAGAGCAACATATTCAGGCAGATGTTTTTAGCACCTTGTGCTTTAGCACATCGAGAAGTGAAATCTTTCTATCGAACATGGGAAGGTAACTTTTTGGAGTATTTATCTGATGGTGTGTTTG
- a CDS encoding DUF2787 family protein — protein MSQTTPHRLLVEYLNVLVEQLDIPTFASRIALNFRVSSYYQDRSGFHPVEIQLNRSINQSDNNRWCIVFVTSFAYPNEQTEKMEVELYFNFLRGWFYQPDIEHCELHQPQVTSLYQSYERSFLKQIQQGSFDGIQATLVNIDTPTESSIP, from the coding sequence ATGAGCCAAACCACACCGCATCGACTGCTAGTGGAATACCTCAATGTCCTTGTTGAGCAATTAGATATCCCTACCTTTGCATCACGGATAGCCCTTAACTTTCGAGTATCGAGCTACTACCAAGACCGCAGCGGTTTTCACCCCGTAGAGATCCAACTCAACAGATCGATAAATCAATCAGACAACAATCGTTGGTGCATCGTCTTTGTCACTAGCTTTGCTTATCCAAACGAGCAAACCGAAAAAATGGAGGTCGAGCTCTACTTCAATTTTCTACGTGGATGGTTTTATCAGCCAGACATTGAACACTGTGAACTCCACCAGCCACAAGTAACAAGCTTGTATCAAAGCTATGAACGGTCTTTCCTCAAGCAAATTCAACAAGGCTCCTTTGACGGTATACAAGCAACACTCGTCAATATAGACACGCCCACTGAATCATCAATCCCATAA